The genome window ATCGCCCGCTGCCACCACCACACTCACCTGCGGCTCGGGCTGGTTCAGCGCCAGCGCCACCGCAAACACGACTATCGCCAGTACAAGAGGTATAAACTTCTTCATGCTTTCTCCTTTTCGCTTGTGTATTTTTGTTTCTGTACGGCCAGCCATGCGGCTACGTCGGAGATTTCTCTCATGCCGTAGTCCAGCAGTTTCCAGTCTCCCTGCGGTTCGCGCTCCAGAATGAGCACGAACACCTCATCGAACAGCCGCCGTTCCCGCAGTCGCTCCAGCAGGTGCGTCAGTTCTTCTTCGCCCATTTCACGGTCTCCTCGTCCATGTGGGTTGTGGGGTCGGCATCTCCACCGTGCGCACCGGCGGGATGTCCAGCTGCGGCGTGGGCGTAGACCGTCCCTCCACCGTCTCCGTGACCTCCCGGGTTGGGTCAGCGGTCGGGCTGGGCGTCCAGGTCGCCACCCCGTTCCACCATCCGGGGGTGCGCGTTGCCGTGGCGGGCTGCGTCTTCAGGCTCACCGGCTGCGGATCCACCGGTCTGTCTGCACCGGACAGTTCTCCCGCCAGCAGTCCCACCAGCAGGACTCCCGCCAGCAAAAGAAAGACCACGATCGGTTTGTTCATTTCCAGCCTCCGGCATTGAAGACAACCCAGACGACATACGCCACGGACAGCAGCAGAGTGAGAACAACCCAGATGAAACACGCCGTGGAGAGCGTCAGGGTCTCGAATGTTGTTTGTTTATCGGTTCTCCAATCGCTCATAACGTAATCCTCCCCAGTTTTGCGGCAATCTCTTCATCCGTCGGTTCGGGAGCCACCACCGCCAGCGGTCGGAACAGGAACGGCTGCTGCATTTCCCGCTCAAAGGCATACGGGAAGCGCCCCAGGAACATGCCGATCTGCAAGTCCGCCAGAAACCGCCGCCAGGGCTCATCCACGAAGCCCTTCTCACTGCGCGCAATCCCGCTCAGGACAATGTCCTTGTCTTTGGGGTTCTTCAGGAAACCCACCACCAGGTTGTTGCAGGAAGAGATAATGTCCTGCGGGATCAGGCTCGGCGCCTGCGTGATGACGTGCAGGCGTGCTTTGTACTTGCGCGCATCCCGGAACATGTCCCCGAAGCGCTGGCTCAAACTCACTCCGCCGCTCTCGTCGTCTCCGCCTCCGGCGTCCACCCCGGCAAAAATCTTGTTGGCTTCTTCGAAGAAAATCTGCAAAATCGGCTCGTCTGTGTTCACCTCATGCACCCGCCGCGCCACCATGTCCGTGTACAGGTGCCAGCCTGCCCAGCCCAGCAGGAACGCCTTGCCGAAGTCGTCCAGGAACATCCCGCCCTCGATGATCGCCACCCCCCACGGCTTGGCAAGGTCTTCCATCGGCACGCAGTCGGGCCCGGCGGAAAACTGCGCCGCCGCCGCTCCCTGCACCAGCGCGTTCATGCGGTACAGAATCCCCTCCAGCACGCCCGTCAGCATGGTGTCCCGCGGGTTGACCCGCGAGAGTTTCTCCTCCACCTGCCGGTACAGCGTGCTCAAATCCACCCGGCTCGAACGGTACACCGCCAGCCGCTGCCGCTGCGTCAGGCTCAATTCTCCCAGCGGCGTCCCGGCAGGCGCTTCCGCCACCTCCACCTCATCCGCCTGGACGAAACCCCACTGCGCATCTCCGCGCACCTCGCGGTCGTCCACCAGCACCCCGGCTTGCAGGTACACCGCCCGCAGGGCGTCCAGCAGTTCCTGCTTCTGCCGCTTCACACCCAGCCGTGCCACGCTTCCGAAGATGTCCGCAAACGCCCGCCACTGCGTCTCCGGGTTGATGTTCCTCCCGATTTGCAGCGGGTTCCAGCGCAGCGGGCGCGCCGCGGTCGGCCACAACTGCCGGATGTCCACGTGCCCCTCCAGTCCCGGGGCGTTCAGCAGACTGCGCCAGCCTGCGCCGAAGTCCAGCACCACCGTGCGCAAATGCCACTTCAGGGTGGTCTCATAGGCAAGGCGCATCGCCGCCACGCTCTTCCCGTAGCCGGTATCCGCGGCAAACATGGTGTGGAACAGGCGCTCCGCGTCCAGCCGCACCTGCGCCCGGGTCAGGTCGCGGGTCAGCGGGCTGTACTGGTGTCCCAGCACCACGTCCCCGGGCATGTTCGGGTAGAAGGTCAGCCCTTTCGGGGTGGGCGCAATCGTCACCACCGCCGTACTCTCCTCCACCAGTCCAGGCGCGGTGTAGGCTGCCAGCTGCCCTGCCGTGAGCAGTGTGCCGTACTTCGTCCACAGCACCCCGCCGAACGGGTCGTTCGGGTCGGCTTCCGCATACGGCAGGAACGCCAGGGCGTGCTCCCGCACGCGCGGGTCGTCCGCCCGCACCGTCAGGACGGGGGTGGGTACGGTCGTGCCGTGAAATGCCTGACTGGCCAGCGTCTCCCCGGCACGCGCGCCTTCCTCCGTGTCCACCAGCAGCAGCGCGTCCGTCATGAAGCCGCCCTCTGCCGCCGCCTGGTTGACCAGCCCCTCGAACTGCCGCAGGATTTCGGTCAGGCGGTCGGCTACGTCGTCCTCCAGCTGCCACGAACGTCCCACGTTCACCCCCGGCACCAGCCCGGTGGAGAAGCCGCCGGTAAACGCCTGCCCGGTCATGCGGGATACCCCCTGCGCCGCGCTCTCGCCTTCGGCGTAACTGCGCCCGTACTGCTCGCTGGTGGTGTCGGTCGTGCCCCATGATTCGCTCCTGCCCGTTGTGTGCGCCCACATGCGCGACTGAGACCACGATTCGCTGCCGCCCACCGTGGTGGTTTCGACATGCGATCCACCCACGCTGTCGGCAGTGCCGTGCGTTTCGGCGTGTCCGCTCATCGTGGTGGTGCTGGAGAAACTGCTCCCCCCGCTCATCCACGACTGGCTGGCTCCCGCGCTCCATCCGCTCGAGTCGGCCGTCCCCTGCGTACTGCTCACCGCCACCCCTTCAGAGGTCCCGCTGGAGACGCTCTGGCTGCTCGACTGCGTTCCCGAATAGCCCTCGCTGACCCCGGAACTCCACCCGCCGCCCACGCCCAGAATTTTGGCGTCTGCCGAGTAATTCGTGCTCATGCTTGCCGAATGGGACAGACTTTCTCCCGTCGAGGTGCTCACCCCGGAAGAGGTGCCGTGCGAGAGGGTCGTCCCGCTCCCGGCGCTTTCCGTGTGGCTTCCCGAGACCCCGCTGGAAATGCTCCCCCCGCTTGACCAGGAACTGCCGCTGCCTACCGAGGTCGAGGTGGCGCTGGAATCGGTGGTGGCGTGACTCTCGGTGTGCGACCAGGACTGTCCCTCCGAGACCGATTTCGCCCACGACGTGCCCACGCTGTGCGTCTCCGAACCGCCGTTCGTCCAGGCTTCGCTCTTGCCCACGCTGTGGCTGTCCGAGTGCGCCTGCCCCCAGCCGTGCGACGTCCCCTGTGCGGTTGAGTGCGCCACCGCGCTCGAACCGCCCTGTCCGCCCGATACCGCCTGCCCCAGCGCCGCCATGAGGGGAATGCCCAGCGAGAAGCCGATGTTCACACTTCCCCGCCGCCGACTGGCAAACTGGCTCGCTACCCGCGCCACTTCCACCAGCGCCCGCGAGAGGCGCTTGCGGTCTACGTGCTCTGCCGCCACCTGGAAGACGAAATCCTGCCGCAGTTTTGCCAGCCCGCGAAACAGAATTTCGTTCTGTTCCTCCGCCAGGTCGTCTTCGGCGTAGTCCGGCAGGTTGCCGTCCGCTCCCAGTCCGCGCTTGCTGGCGCGCGGGTCGGGATGTCCCAGCAGTGCCAGCACGTTGCGTGCCCGCCGCGTGACGAACTCCAGATACCACTCGATCCAGCGCAGATCGGGCGGTCGGGTCTGCGACTGCGGGAAGTTTGCCAGGGCTGCCTGCACTGCCGCCGCGCCTTCCAGCGCCAGTGACGCCGCTGTCTCCCGGCTTTCCCCTTCTCCCGCCGCCCCGTACAGCTGCACGATCCCCACATGCTCCGGGTGAAATATTCCCAGCGCCGTGTACAGGTAATCCACCCCCGCGTTGTACACGCCCCGCAGCGCCGCCCACTGTCTGCCCAGCGTGTCGGTGTCCCGCGCCACGTCATACGGCACGCTGGCTAACTCACGGAAGGCGACGCAGCGGTAGCGTTCCCCTTCCGGCGTCTCCAGCCGGAACCAGGCGTACCGCAGTACGCCCTCTTCGATATGCAGTCCGTTGTCCAGCACTCTGATCATGGCTTCCCCCGTGAACGAAAGTGGTAGATGATCTCATCTGCGTCCTGCTGCACCGGCGGGTGTACCAGCAGTCCCTGCGCCAGCAGTGCCAGATACCCCAGCGGCAGCAGGTACAGCGCAATCGAGGCGATGGCGTTGAGATAGGCCTGCCCCTGAAGCAGTGCCGGGGCGCTCAGGGCGGGCAGAAGCCACTCGCGGTAGGCGGCAAAGCCCAGACCTGTCAGGGCGTACAGCCCCAGCCCCCGCACCAGCATCCAGTGCGTGTTTTGCGGGTTGAACCGCTCCAGCCGCACGGCGAGCAGCCCGGCGAGGGTCATCACCAGCAGGAACAGCGCCACCGGGAAGGGCGCCAGCAGCCCTGCCAGCAGCGCCAGCACTGCCACCCCCAGCGTCCAGCGCTGCTGACTCACCGGTGCACGCAGGACGGCATACCCCAGCGCGCCTGCCAGCCCCACCTGCCACAGGTGCTCCACCAGCAGCCACACCAGCGCCAGCAATCCGTTTGCAATCCAAACGAACGGCGTGTACCACTCCATGCCCCACCTCACGGCTCCGGCGCCAGCAGTCGGCTTTCCAGCAGATAGACCTTGATCGGGTTGGGCAGCACCTTCGTGGTGCATTTGCCATCTGACTGGCAGGCGGTCACGTGCACGGTGTAGTCGCCCGGATCCCACGGGCGGAAAAAGCGGCAGTCCAGTTCGGCGTTCGGGGTGTTGATGCCGCTTGTCCCATACGTCCAGGCACAGTGAGCATACGGGTGAAGAGGATCGTCCGGGCGCTCCGGGTACTGCGGGTACTCACCCAGCACGTGCGCACCCGGATAGCGCTGTCCCAGCGTGTACACGATCCAGTCCCGCGATTCTTCCGTGAGTTCCACCCACACGGTCAGGCTGGTGATATTCGCCTGTCCGCTCCCGCAGGCGGTATCTGCCCCACCGTGGGCTTTGATGTCGTTGATGGTCATCCCCAACGCCTCACCGTAGGGCGGCTGCTCCTGCCGCCACGGCACCGGGTACGGCGGATCCACCGTGTAGGTGTCGTCTATCGTCGGGGGGGCGTATGAGGGCGTGCAGCCTCCACCACCAGTGGAACCGTAGCAGCAATCTACATACGCCCAAACTTGATTTTCCTTCCACACTCCATTCACGCAGTCTGGCAAATGAGCCTGCGTCCGCCCGTTGTAAATCCGCGTTTCATACGGCCACCCCATCCAATCAGTTACGTTGCAGTTTCCGGATGACGGGTTACACCGATAAGGCTGAGTAGCATACGTGGGTCCATTGCAACGTGTAACGTACTTAATCCCACCCGTAAAGTCGCAGCATTTGCCTGTGCCACACCATTTATCGGATGGACGATCACACGTCTGTGCCACGGCGCACTGTGCCTGCGGGAACAGGGCAATACCGACGGCTATCAGCAGCCCCATGAGGGTAATCTGCCAGAATTTACTGAACACGAAACGCCAGTTGATGGTCATCATTCACCTCCAGGTAAATCCACTTTATCAAAGCCCGGCATTGTGTTTTTCTCGGTTGACGGGATCCAGTACCAGGCTAAAGCCCAACCCTCTGGAATGGGGTAATTAACTCCAACTATTCCCAGTTCAACAACGCGATCCAGGTTGTAAGTTTCCTGCATGAAACGCCCAACCTGACAGAATGTACTCTCTCCACACTTTTGCCAATCAATTCCAGTCCGACTAACGAAATCTCCCTGAACTCGTGGAAAAATCAAACGTCCTCTTTCGAGAATGCGATTGTCGTCCAGATAGCGGAAGTACGATTCCCGGTCTGTCGGAAACTCATCGTAGGCTGGAAAGAGATAGGGCGTGTAGGTATTCCCGTCCCATACTCCGAGGACGAGAGGATAAAAAACAACACTAGCGTTTCGTTCATAAACCCAGAGAACATCCAATGTCCACTTTCCGGCAGTCATTTGACCGGTTTCTCCCGTAGATACCGTCATTGCGACAAAGTAATTCCCTTCAGGCGGTTCGTAATAACGGCTTGGAAAAGTATCTGATGGTAATTGATTGACTAAACTGGTTCGGATATCAGGTGAAACTGTTGGGTAATACCGCACCTCTTCGGTCGGCGTAGGCGTTGGGCGGGGTGCGGCAGTCGGCGTTGGTGTGGCGCGCAGCGAACACCCTGCCAGAAGCACCAGCGCAAGCATGAACACAATCGTTTTTCGCATCTTCACCTCCGTTTATCACTGGCGTTAACGAAAAGAACCCACACCCGAAAGGTGTGGGCGCTTTTTCAAAGCGGAGACCACCCGTACAACCGGGCTATGGGTTCACGTCTACCCAAAAGCATACCAAAAAATTACGCCGGGCGCAAATGAACCCGGCGTAAGATCACCCCGAAAAAGACCTTACAATCACCTTACAGGCGCATCTTCCGGAACCACTGCCCAGATACGGATGAAGCCGTCTGCCTGGGTGGCAAAGAACCGCCCGTTTGGAGAAAACATGAAACTCGAGAAGGGATACCCGCCATCCAGTAAAGGCAACACATACACAGGATCGCTTTTTCCTGCATTCAGGAAATTGTTCAGGTCTAAAAAACGAATACCCGGGATTCTCCACCAATACAGATTGTCCACAATTAGATTGGCACGTTCCGAAACAATGGCTTGACTACCCCTGCCATACCCACCTAATGGCAACTCGACTCGACTGGTTGTGTTATCTGATAAATTAACCACCAAACCCTTGAACATTCCAAACAGGAACAACCTCTGTCCTTCTCTGTCAAGGGTGTGAAAGTAGTAATCAGAATAAGAGAGTTTTTTGAATGCGCCTTTGTTCCCCAGCAGAACATGGTAAAGATTATCCTGCACATACCCAACGCTGACAAATTCATGACTTACCGAAAACCTGGCAATTGTGCCTGGTGAAGAAAACACCTGCTTGCCGTTTTTCAAGTCAAAAACAGCAAAACCGCGAGGAGGATACTCGCTTTTAACTTGCATAAACCAAGAGATAACCGCAAAGTCGTTGAGAATTGTCACGCCGTTATCCAACCAACTGCCAATAGCATATCCTGCGGGTACTCTAAATTCAACCGCAACTTCTTTGTTCTTTAGCAATTGCCACCCGTTTTCGGATTGGAGCAAGGTATAGCAATTCAGATGTTCATCAACGGCAACACATTCTTTGGGACGATACCTCACAGTCCCATCGTCTTCGACGCTGAATAATTCCCCAATCTCTCCTTCAATCTCTCCTTCCG of Anaerolinea thermophila UNI-1 contains these proteins:
- a CDS encoding serine-rich protein, whose amino-acid sequence is MIRVLDNGLHIEEGVLRYAWFRLETPEGERYRCVAFRELASVPYDVARDTDTLGRQWAALRGVYNAGVDYLYTALGIFHPEHVGIVQLYGAAGEGESRETAASLALEGAAAVQAALANFPQSQTRPPDLRWIEWYLEFVTRRARNVLALLGHPDPRASKRGLGADGNLPDYAEDDLAEEQNEILFRGLAKLRQDFVFQVAAEHVDRKRLSRALVEVARVASQFASRRRGSVNIGFSLGIPLMAALGQAVSGGQGGSSAVAHSTAQGTSHGWGQAHSDSHSVGKSEAWTNGGSETHSVGTSWAKSVSEGQSWSHTESHATTDSSATSTSVGSGSSWSSGGSISSGVSGSHTESAGSGTTLSHGTSSGVSTSTGESLSHSASMSTNYSADAKILGVGGGWSSGVSEGYSGTQSSSQSVSSGTSEGVAVSSTQGTADSSGWSAGASQSWMSGGSSFSSTTTMSGHAETHGTADSVGGSHVETTTVGGSESWSQSRMWAHTTGRSESWGTTDTTSEQYGRSYAEGESAAQGVSRMTGQAFTGGFSTGLVPGVNVGRSWQLEDDVADRLTEILRQFEGLVNQAAAEGGFMTDALLLVDTEEGARAGETLASQAFHGTTVPTPVLTVRADDPRVREHALAFLPYAEADPNDPFGGVLWTKYGTLLTAGQLAAYTAPGLVEESTAVVTIAPTPKGLTFYPNMPGDVVLGHQYSPLTRDLTRAQVRLDAERLFHTMFAADTGYGKSVAAMRLAYETTLKWHLRTVVLDFGAGWRSLLNAPGLEGHVDIRQLWPTAARPLRWNPLQIGRNINPETQWRAFADIFGSVARLGVKRQKQELLDALRAVYLQAGVLVDDREVRGDAQWGFVQADEVEVAEAPAGTPLGELSLTQRQRLAVYRSSRVDLSTLYRQVEEKLSRVNPRDTMLTGVLEGILYRMNALVQGAAAAQFSAGPDCVPMEDLAKPWGVAIIEGGMFLDDFGKAFLLGWAGWHLYTDMVARRVHEVNTDEPILQIFFEEANKIFAGVDAGGGDDESGGVSLSQRFGDMFRDARKYKARLHVITQAPSLIPQDIISSCNNLVVGFLKNPKDKDIVLSGIARSEKGFVDEPWRRFLADLQIGMFLGRFPYAFEREMQQPFLFRPLAVVAPEPTDEEIAAKLGRITL